Proteins encoded by one window of Planktothrix tepida PCC 9214:
- a CDS encoding adenylate/guanylate cyclase domain-containing protein: MSEIPIIATNYETTMNKVCPSCGFNNSQRAKFCIECGTLLTNSESVNKPEILYPESNNSKPSPFQEGGFTPLIIKPEAQVRERSSVMFTRPAERRLLTVMFCDLVGSTALSEQLDPEELRELIQTYQETCAQVVMQFEGYIAQYLGDGILIYFGYPIAHEDDAQRAVRAALGIIEAMASLKTRCVQNRCLKLAVRLGLHTGLVVVGEVGAGNKREQLAIGQTPNLAARLQGLAQPNMAVLSQKTYQLVQDIFEFHPLGLHSLKGISQATQVYQVLRETNHCQRAKIAETRETPHIGRQQELEQLKAIWETVKVGQGQVVLVTGEAGMGKSRLIQAFKQYLSPENYRLRELYCSPYYQHTPFHPIVEMLRERVLNLWQNDGSDEKLKKLEQYLTENQLPLAETVPLFAQLLEIPLTEQYTPLNLSPQAQKQKIIEAMLAMIRRLASQQPVLVIVEDLHWIDPSSLEVLNRLIEAGANLPILRLCISRPGFEIKYLNFSQVTEINLDYLSLEQITAIINGITGGKPLPDLVMKLIIEKSDGIPLFVEELTKMVLDSGWLEDLEDRYQLVGSVPRLTIPDTLKGLLMERLDRLEHAREVAQLGATIGREFSYELLQMIAIHELTELGLDENKIIQGLQQLVERNLLNIKGEIPISSYSFKTVLIQDAAYDSLLKSTRQRYHRQIAQALESKFPEFAKQKPELLAYHYTKAGLLENAVNYWQKSGDKAFQASANEEAIAHFNKGLFLLKDLPETPQTLEQELQLKTTLGKALIATKGYAASEVETVYKRSEELCLKIGDTPQIFLVLWGLYSYHIARAEYQIALEFAHRLMSVAQQQQNPILEMEAYFTLGLCHFYLGDLIIAQTHWEKGLSLYQINPNNCYICLTGQDVGIGFLSFLSWSSWLLGNTEQALHYSQQSLILANERSHPYSLGMALSLAAMFYQYCQQPELVQKYAEAAIALSQEQSFEFWLVHGKILKGWVLVEQGYFEAGITQLQEGITAHTKIGGQISQTYFLGLMAQAYSKGGDYNSALNILTKALTKVDQNQEHFWEAELYRLRGELNLKITQNLQVAELDFQKAISIAQKQQAKALELRAKQDYELHS; encoded by the coding sequence ATGAGCGAAATTCCAATTATTGCTACAAATTATGAAACAACAATGAATAAGGTTTGCCCTAGTTGTGGATTCAACAATTCTCAGCGAGCGAAATTCTGTATTGAATGTGGCACTTTGCTCACAAACTCGGAATCGGTCAATAAACCCGAAATCTTATATCCTGAATCCAACAATAGCAAACCGTCGCCATTTCAGGAAGGAGGGTTTACACCCTTAATCATCAAACCGGAGGCACAGGTCAGGGAAAGATCCTCTGTTATGTTTACACGACCCGCAGAACGCCGTTTACTCACGGTGATGTTTTGTGATTTAGTCGGGTCAACGGCCTTATCTGAACAACTTGATCCCGAAGAACTCCGAGAACTAATTCAAACCTATCAGGAAACCTGCGCCCAGGTGGTGATGCAGTTTGAAGGTTATATTGCCCAATATTTAGGCGATGGGATTTTAATCTATTTTGGCTATCCTATCGCCCATGAAGATGATGCTCAACGGGCGGTAAGGGCTGCATTGGGCATTATTGAAGCGATGGCAAGTCTCAAAACCCGTTGTGTTCAAAATCGTTGTTTGAAGTTAGCCGTGCGTTTGGGGCTGCATACGGGGTTAGTGGTGGTGGGGGAAGTGGGGGCGGGAAATAAACGGGAACAGTTGGCTATTGGTCAAACTCCGAATTTAGCGGCTCGTTTACAAGGTCTGGCCCAACCCAATATGGCTGTATTAAGCCAGAAAACCTATCAACTGGTGCAGGATATTTTTGAGTTTCACCCCCTGGGTCTACATTCGCTGAAGGGGATTTCTCAAGCAACGCAAGTGTATCAAGTGCTGCGGGAAACGAACCATTGCCAACGCGCTAAAATTGCAGAAACCCGTGAAACTCCCCACATTGGTCGTCAACAGGAACTCGAACAGTTAAAAGCGATTTGGGAAACGGTGAAAGTGGGACAGGGACAGGTAGTATTAGTCACGGGAGAAGCGGGAATGGGGAAGTCCCGACTCATACAAGCCTTTAAACAATATCTTTCTCCAGAAAATTATCGCTTACGAGAGTTATATTGTTCTCCCTATTATCAACATACGCCCTTCCATCCGATTGTGGAAATGTTGCGCGAAAGAGTTCTAAATTTATGGCAAAATGATGGTTCTGATGAAAAACTAAAAAAACTTGAACAGTATTTAACTGAAAATCAACTTCCTCTCGCTGAAACTGTACCTCTATTTGCCCAATTGTTAGAGATTCCTTTAACTGAACAATATACCCCTTTAAATTTATCGCCCCAAGCCCAAAAACAGAAAATTATAGAAGCAATGTTAGCCATGATTCGTCGTTTGGCGAGTCAACAACCCGTTTTAGTGATTGTTGAAGATTTACATTGGATTGATCCTTCTAGTTTAGAGGTACTAAATCGATTAATTGAAGCGGGAGCAAATCTGCCGATTTTGCGATTATGTATTTCTCGCCCAGGGTTTGAAATTAAATACTTAAACTTTTCCCAAGTTACGGAAATTAACTTAGATTATTTATCTTTGGAACAAATCACAGCAATTATTAATGGGATTACTGGAGGAAAACCGCTACCTGATCTTGTAATGAAATTAATTATAGAAAAAAGTGATGGTATTCCTTTATTTGTGGAAGAACTGACAAAAATGGTTTTAGATTCAGGATGGTTAGAAGATCTGGAAGACCGTTATCAGTTAGTTGGGTCAGTTCCCCGTTTAACGATTCCTGATACCTTAAAAGGTTTATTAATGGAACGCTTAGACCGCTTAGAACACGCGAGGGAAGTGGCACAATTAGGAGCAACCATTGGTCGAGAGTTTAGCTATGAATTATTACAGATGATTGCTATTCATGAATTAACAGAACTAGGATTAGATGAAAATAAAATTATTCAGGGTTTACAGCAGTTAGTTGAAAGAAACTTGCTGAACATCAAAGGGGAAATCCCGATTTCATCCTATAGCTTTAAAACCGTTTTAATTCAAGATGCCGCTTATGATTCGTTACTCAAAAGTACCCGACAACGCTATCATCGTCAAATCGCTCAAGCTTTAGAATCAAAATTTCCAGAATTCGCAAAACAGAAACCTGAATTATTAGCTTATCATTATACTAAAGCGGGATTATTGGAAAACGCAGTTAACTATTGGCAAAAATCGGGAGATAAAGCCTTTCAAGCTTCCGCTAATGAAGAAGCGATCGCTCATTTTAATAAAGGGCTATTCTTATTAAAGGATCTACCGGAAACTCCTCAAACCTTAGAACAAGAATTACAGTTAAAAACAACATTAGGAAAAGCCTTAATTGCGACAAAAGGATATGCTGCTTCTGAAGTTGAGACAGTTTATAAACGCAGTGAGGAGTTATGTCTAAAAATTGGAGATACTCCTCAAATTTTCTTGGTTTTATGGGGATTATATAGTTATCATATCGCCAGAGCAGAATATCAAATTGCCCTTGAATTTGCCCATCGTTTAATGAGTGTAGCTCAACAGCAACAGAATCCAATCTTGGAAATGGAAGCCTATTTTACGTTAGGATTATGTCATTTCTATTTAGGGGATTTAATCATCGCTCAAACCCATTGGGAAAAAGGGCTATCCTTATATCAAATTAATCCGAATAACTGTTATATTTGTTTAACCGGACAGGATGTAGGAATTGGTTTTTTAAGCTTTCTATCTTGGAGTTCTTGGTTATTAGGAAATACTGAACAAGCGTTACACTATAGTCAACAATCCTTAATTTTAGCGAATGAGCGATCGCATCCCTATAGTTTAGGAATGGCTTTGAGTCTAGCTGCCATGTTTTATCAATATTGTCAGCAACCCGAACTTGTTCAAAAATATGCAGAAGCAGCGATCGCTCTTTCTCAAGAACAAAGCTTTGAATTTTGGCTCGTTCATGGTAAAATATTAAAAGGTTGGGTATTAGTAGAACAGGGTTATTTTGAAGCCGGAATCACTCAATTACAGGAGGGAATTACTGCCCATACTAAAATCGGAGGTCAGATTTCCCAGACCTATTTCCTCGGATTAATGGCACAAGCTTATAGTAAAGGAGGAGACTATAATTCTGCCCTCAATATTCTAACAAAAGCCTTAACTAAGGTTGATCAGAATCAAGAACATTTTTGGGAAGCAGAACTCTATCGTTTACGGGGAGAACTAAATTTAAAGATCACTCAAAATTTACAAGTCGCAGAACTAGATTTTCAAAAAGCGATTAGTATTGCTCAAAAACAACAGGCTAAAGCATTAGAATTAAGAGCTAAACAGGATTACGAATTACACTCATAA
- the tatC gene encoding twin-arginine translocase subunit TatC: MVGSVANQDEDLEEEKEFLDEIPDEVEMSLFDHLEELRQRIFYSLIAVFIAIIGCFTVVNPIVQLLQRPASGIKFVQLAPGEYFFVSLKVAGYSGLVVATPFILYQITMFVLPGLTRKERRLLVPALLGSSVLFLLGLGFAYVALIPAALNFFINYGADVVEQFFSIEKYFEFVLVLLFCTGIAFQIPVIQAILGALKIVSSEQMLSGWRYVILGGAVLGAVLTPSTDPLTQSLLAGAVLGLYFGGIWIVKLIENTSESYSKSIGQ; the protein is encoded by the coding sequence ATTGTTGGGTCTGTAGCTAATCAAGATGAAGATTTAGAAGAAGAAAAAGAATTTTTAGATGAAATTCCCGATGAAGTGGAAATGTCCTTATTTGACCATTTGGAAGAATTAAGACAACGGATTTTCTACTCATTAATTGCGGTATTTATTGCGATTATTGGTTGTTTTACGGTTGTTAATCCGATTGTACAATTGTTACAACGTCCTGCATCGGGGATTAAATTTGTCCAATTAGCTCCGGGAGAATATTTCTTTGTTTCTTTAAAGGTAGCGGGTTACAGTGGATTAGTTGTGGCAACTCCGTTTATTTTATATCAAATTACAATGTTTGTTTTACCCGGATTAACTCGCAAAGAACGCCGTTTATTAGTCCCAGCTTTATTAGGTTCTAGTGTATTATTTCTATTAGGTTTAGGCTTTGCTTATGTAGCCTTAATTCCGGCTGCATTGAACTTTTTTATTAATTATGGGGCTGATGTTGTTGAACAATTCTTTTCCATTGAAAAATACTTTGAATTTGTTTTAGTTTTATTATTCTGTACCGGAATAGCATTTCAAATTCCTGTGATTCAAGCTATATTAGGAGCCTTAAAAATTGTATCTTCCGAACAAATGTTATCCGGTTGGCGATACGTTATCTTAGGCGGAGCCGTATTAGGTGCAGTATTAACACCGTCCACCGACCCTTTAACCCAAAGTTTATTAGCAGGGGCTGTTTTAGGTCTTTATTTTGGCGGAATTTGGATTGTTAAACTGATTGAAAATACATCAGAATCTTATTCAAAATCAATCGGTCAGTAG